In Silene latifolia isolate original U9 population chromosome 6, ASM4854445v1, whole genome shotgun sequence, the genomic window ACCCAGTGCCTCAAGAACTCTCGCCTTAATCAACGAGGGCGGGGTGTCATGGATGGTGACTAGAAGTCGGCCCGTAACGGCGGCGGGGCGGGCGGGGGGGGAGAGTCTTACAGCTCTTATCCCTGTGCTGGAAGATACATCCAATACTTCCGAAATACCCAAAATGATGAATGTGTAGAGAATTGCATCATCTGGCTGCTGTTATAATGTACAAAAGTCACAGCCAGCTTAATGAATCAATTAGCTTTAGTTCATCATGTTCCAAAGCCAAAGATAAGTGAGTCTTTGGCTACAATAAAATGCACGAAGGACACAGAAACAAATACTCCTTCCTAACTTACATATATGAGACACAACCATACAATATCCAGAGTAAATAAGCATACCCATAGAGCCCTCCGTGCTCGAGTCAGCGCAACATTCATTCTCCGGATATCAGCAACAAAGCCAACCCCATGACTTGAGGCACGGACACATGACATGATAATGACATCACGTTCCTGGCCTTGAAAAGCATCCACCGTATTAATGTAGAGGTCCTTCCCTTCTTCGGAGTTAAGAACATCTGCAAACTCGCGCTGAAGACATTTTAGCTGCAGCTTATAAGGTGTTATAATGCCTACAGTAATTTTACCCAATCCCAGAGATTTCACTGTTTTCTGAAGATGCTCATATACACTAAGGCAAATTTGTGCTTCATGTACATTCTGAAAAGAGACAGAACCGCCTCTGTGGGACTCTCGGCCATGAGTTATATCATAGAAGAGATAAGGCTTAAGCAAAGGATCTTGGTGATATCTCTCATCAGGTAGGCCCACAACACTTTCACTATCGGTAAGTCGTCCCTGATAAAAGTACCTAGAAGGGAAGTCCCTGATTTGAGGGTGCATTCTATACTGGACCGACAATAACATCGTTGGACAGCCAGCTTGCTGGAACCTCTCAAAAAGGCTTCTGCTGTATAATAAAGTACCAGCAGCCTTGCTAATAACAGTAGCCGGAAGCTGCTGTGGGTCACCAACAAGAACACAGCGTGCTGCACCAAGAGACAGAGGAGGAAGAAGTCCTACTTCACTAGCTTGAGCTGCCTCATCAATCACAACCATATCAAACCCATGAGTAAGGCGTGAAAACAATTTGCGGCCACTGCTTGAGAGAGTCGTAAAAACGATTTCCGCTTCATTAGCAAAACTTGTCTCTAGACTAGCCCGAGCTTCCTCCAAATTGAAACTACTGCCTGGCCGGAATTTTCCTTCTAAAATAAGAAGACGGGACAATTCAACCAGAACTTTATCTCTTTCTTCAACTACAGCGGCAAGAGTTTGCAAGCAAGCATCCCGGTTTTGGTCTCGTGCCATAAGAACGTCGGGGTCCACTCCAACGGACCCTTGGGACCGTCCAGCAACTGCTACTGCATTAAGTTGTCTTTGGAGAGAAGCCATCTGGTGAGACAAATGAGCTTCACGGCCTTTCAACTGTTGCAACCATCCAAAAATTTCCTCCCGGGTTTTCACCAAAAGCTGTTCGGTTCTACGCTCGACAGAAACAGCTTGTGCTGCCCGCGTCTGTGAGTCAACACCAACACGAGCGACATCTGGCCTATAAACCTTCATCTCACCATCAATGAATCCCCGATCAAGGACACGTCCAAGCAGTTCATCGGTGGCAGCGTTAGATGGAGCGCACACCAGCATCCTAGGTTTAGGGCAAAGTTTTGGCAGGGTACGGAAAAGATTTTCATCCATGCTACGAAGAACTTCATCAATAGATCCTGAAGAAGTAATGTCGGTGTTTCGTTCGCTATTTTGCTTATAGCTTTCAGGTGCCAGTTTTTTAAGCAATGCTGTATAGTAATGCTGATATTGAACTAAATGGATCACATTTAACATCCCCCACACGGTATGTGTCTTGCCAGTCCCAGGAGGACCTTGTACTAAAGTGAAGGGCCATGGGTCTTGCTTCTTGGTCAGTCCATTACTAGTACCAGCAGCTGTGTGCATGGCAGCCCACTGGATGGCTGATAGCTGGGGCCCGTTGAATGTCCTATGAATGTGCTCAATAAAATTAGGAGTAAAGCATTCAGGAATAGCAGGAGTCTGCTCTTCATATTTGGGAAAGTGTTCTGGACTTGGCTTGAGAATTGCATTTTGCATCTGTACAGTGATAACTGAAAATTCTTAGAATAACATAATTTATAaacaaaagaataagaaaaactaAAGCAAAAACTTGAGAACTGCATTTGAAACTGTAAGTGAACTCAGAATCATGGTTTACAATAAACATTTCAAACAGAGGCACCAAAGCAAAACATCCACCTGTACGTTAAGTCGGCGGAAAGCATGTAATGCAACGTACTCGCGTTGTGTTGTTGCCAATGCACCAAGCACGCTTAAGAACCAGATGCCTCTTGGCTGAAGCTTCCTCAAAATGTGGCCATTGTCTTCAGTACTGTAGCAAAAGTATATAAATGAGGCAGATGTTCAAATATCAGTCATATTGGGTTAAAATTTAAAACTTCAGCATATGAATAGAGTACGATCAGCCCAGAAATGTTTAACCCACCTATTATTTGGATCATAAGAGTCCCCCACAAAAAAATGAAGTATTGCCCCAAGAGGGTCCCGCACATCAAGGGGTATGTGCCTTCTAACAGTTCCCACAACGCGCCCACTTCCTTCAGCCTCCTCAGATTCTTCGGTAGTTGGATTAGTGTTCCTTCGATATCGAGCTATCCATACAGCATAAAATTTAGTATGTAGATACCAATGAACCcatacaaataaaaaaaaaaaaaaaaaaggataccAAGAAGAATCGTATCACAAACCTGAACTTGGCCTTGGTGTAGAAAGAACTGCAACATCACCCTCCTTAAAACTCCACTTTGCCTCATTCGCAGGAAGAACTATCACATCATACCATCCTAGCTCCCAAAAATGAATATCAAGTTAGGCGAGGAGGAAAGGTTCAAGTGTCCCAAATTCTTAACAAAACAGCTATCATACAATGAAAAAGAATACGGAGCACCTAAGAAAGACTTCAGAAAGTCGGCAAGGCAACAAAAGGAAAATTGCCATTTTCAGCTATTAAGAAATCACAGCAACGGTTATGACCGAAGGTCCTCGTCAATTACAGCTAACAACAGCAAGATACACGAGTACGGTTTATTGCTTGTCTATTTCACATACAGCATTAACTTGGGAATTTTAAGACAACAAAAATGACATCAAAATGATCAAACAACTTCAGCATTTTCTTCTTCCTCAAAACAGCTAATAAGATTAGCGCAATACCAACAGTTTGTTTGAAATGATGCAAAGGTATGTTTGTTGCGTTTTATAAACGCAAAACCTCAAGTAGTTATGTTGTAGGCATATGACGGTATTACGGAACTGATTGATTATTTTCTCATATGATTCTAATAAAAAGTGAAAGTATTGCGCTAATCTTTCATATGATTCTAATATGACTCTAATAAAAAGTGAAAGTATCCTGGTTATGAATTGAAAAAGGTGAATTTAAGCTCAAATTTTTATACCCATTGTGCTGATTTTTTAAAAAGAAATATATGTGCTATTGTGCTGTTCTATATTGATGGTTTTTTTATTTCCTATACAGAATCCTGATTTCATATTAGATATCAGGTGCAGTTCTTGTGATTGTAGTTGTAGGAGTCAACAAGCTAATAGTATAACAAGTTGGTGGCTAAGCTCATGTGAGTGAAATGGTCTCAAGTATTGTGATTGTGAGCCCACTTTTTGGTCAGCAACTATCTGTGCTATTGATGTCTATTGAGAGTGCATGATTAGGCCGAAAACGGCTTCAATTGGATTTTGAGTGTTACGTAGTGGAAGAGCCATTTTTCCAAActattcattcctctctttcaTTTGTTTATGTTTGTATCATGGAGCATCTATTCAAAAGGTTTGACATACCTTtatgagaaaaaagaaaaaaaacatagtcagaaattaaaaaaaatatatatatcgtTGAACGGTATTCCAATCAATTTAgatattttttttacttttgaAGAATCCAAAAATAGAAATATAAAATTTAGGAAGGGGATATGGCAATGAGCTGAGGATTCaagtttttcatattttaatactGTACAAAATAAAACATTATGGTAGAGTATTTGAAATCTATTGTGCTAAGCTCACATATAATCAATTGCACACCTTTAGGGGAGTCAAAATCGAAATAATGAGAAGACATAACAGAGCATTTTTTAAATGCTTTAATCTCACAGCACGAGATATATCCACAATTCTCTTAATAGTGTTCTTGTTGTCAATACTTAAGACTAAAGAACACTAACACACGTCTCCCCACCACGCAGTCTAAGTCGTGATATATGAACACACTAAAAACGACATCAAAGTGATCAAACAACTAACACATTTTCTTCTTCCTCAAATTAATATATGGCTAGTGTGATATATCCTGATTAATGACTTTAATTTCGTGTCAATTAATCCTGGAAACGCCACATATACTTTAATCATATCCTTTTATAAATCAGCTAACTTGAATGTTTAAAATGGACTGCACTAGGAAGGTAAATACCAAAAGTTTAGTACATAATATTAGTACATTACCTCTTTCTCGTCTCTCAACCGATTTTATGCGGACCATCACATGTGCATCTCTAGAGGATGTTTCTGTTAGCTCCTCCCATGTGCTGTAGAGTTGTGCCCGGCATTCTTCAAATAGAAGAGGCTCAAAAACTCTAATGTACTCTTCTACAGATTCGAACTGACCAGGAACACACTGAAGCTCAGATTCCTCTACAAAAAGGAGAGACACAGAATAAAAAATGATTGCCACAATAAAGGCAGAAACAGAGTCAATAATCAGAGATGTGCTCTTGTGGTTCCCACGTGCCCACTCCAGTGTAGACGTGTAGTCATCTCCGAAATCACCCAAGTATAATCGCTATACTGATACATCTATAAGAGGATCATCAATTTTTATTGTTACCTAGAATCGCTAAATACCATGATTTAAAATCCTTGTCAAGCTGGATAGTAAACGAAACAGCAGAGAATAGGCAATAAATCAGTGTGTATTACACTGTTTACAAGTCAGCCAACAATGGGATACAGTGACAGTGATACAAGCTTCAAATTATCAAACTCTTAACTTTCACTAAGTTGAAGCTGGAAGGGTGTTTATTATAAAGTGAATTTAAATTCAAGCTTCAGCAAACCTTTAGTGTAGCTTAATTAAATAAAAGAGGCAAACAAATTCTTTACATTTTGTTCAGATTAGAAGCATCAAACAAACACGTCTCATTCTTTAACTAGAGATCATCATAATCAACGTCACCTAGTCTAGCAACAACAATACAATACAACAGCCAAATACCATCTACATGTTAAAAGCCGAGAAGTGAAGTCTACCTGGATTATGCCAGAACTTTTCACTGGTCACCTCACGCAAGAGCCGCTCTACTGATGTATCATGATACTGATTACTACTGGTCACAGTTTGCCTCTTTGGAGGATTTTTCTTGTTTGCTGGTTTAACATCAGTCGAAGCATGACTGTTAAACCCTAGCTTCCGTGATGACATTGATTGGTCTTTGTATTGCCTAGAATCACTGGGTTGCTTCCACGAATTTTGTCTAAGGTTTCCCTCCATTGAGAGATCGCTATAACTGTTCAATCTTCTAGGCCTGGCTAGAAGACCTGCATTCACATCACTGTTGCTTTCAGATTTACCGTCGACACATTCCGTTGAACTACGTTCTTCATTGCATGATAAATCAACCTGATTCTGGTCCTTAATTGCAGAATCATTCGGCTTCTCCCCATTAAGCTCGGTACAGAGTCGTACATTACGGCTTCCTTTGATGGTACGATTGCTACTAGGTGTGAGAACACTCTGCTTCCTAGGGGTTGAAGACTTTGCTGTGGCGGCTTGCTTAGCATCTTCTATGTTTATAAACACCGTTTTTCGCAGCCGCTTTTTTCCTAACATAGCCTCTTTTTGTTCATCAAGCTTGTGCTTTCTAGAATTATTCAAAGATTTTAACGCAGCACTAGATTCGGAACCCTTGATCTCCTTTTGTTTAGGAACTGACTCTGAATCTCCAGGAGTAACCATGGAAGAAGCACCACCTATATTGCCATTCAAAGTCTTATTGCTTTCACCTATAGTGTTAGTTCGGAGAGCACCATGTTCCTTTAAAAGTTTGTTGTCTCTCCCCAACAACTTTTCCTGTACCCTGTGGTTCACTTGGGGATCCGTACATTCCCCATCAGACCACTCTCCTTCCTCTTTTTCTAATGTCTGCATATTCAAACTACTTGATCCTATCAATCGCATCTCTTTACTATCGCTGTCGTTCGTTACACCATGTAATATGGTAGTATCAGAATTTTGGTAATTCACACGTGCCTGATCATCAGTTCTATCTACAGTGGAAGATATACTTGACCTAACAAAAGGTTGGAAGCCAGAAACGGAAGAAGCATGAGAAAAACCACTGTTATTTCCAATGCTGGGCTGACCAACTGATACCCCAGGCAGATCAGGAGGACGTGAACTTAGAGAAGGGAGAACTTTCTGGGGCTGGACACCAGATGAACCATCAATATCCTCATCTTCCTCTACTGGAGTCTCATTAAGATCAAAAAATGGCCTCCCACGTGATCCCATTTTTTACATATATGCATAAACCTGAAGAGTTTGTGTAAAAGAAGAGGACGCGAACTTAGGGAAGGCAGAACTTCGGCTTCTCTCGACCTAAATAGAAACACTATACCAATGTGAGCAATTGAGTAAAAGACCTATCGCAATATATCAGACTAAAAGCGCATAACAATTGAATAAAGCGCATTTTACATCAGTGTCCGCAGAAAGTATATATAACCTTCCACCCAAAGGACATGCAGAAAAACTGTCAAACAACAGCAAATAGAAACTCTGGGAGACAATTAGggacgacgacaacaacaacaacaacaaaagcctTAATCCCGTAATGAAAACAAGAAACCAAGATTAATATTATTGGAGCACTTCAAGAACTTTGAAATTATATGCAGAAGCCGGCCGCAATGACGATTCCCTGAAGCTAGCATTCTAACAAGGGCTCCAAACACAGTGTCCCACAACCAAATTTACTCAACCCCTCCCAAATTCTTACATTAATGGTTTGACTTCATTCACTGTACAGTAAAACAGTAATAATAATGAAAACTTCCCAAATAACAAGTCACTAACAATATGTATCTACACCATTGAAACTATCAATGCAACACCATTACGAACCCGTAAAAAAACAGATCTCTTACATTAACCATTACTGCAGATTCACTACTTTGAATCCAAACACAATCAAAACAACTAACCACAACAATGATCGATCAAATTGAGTAATCCATCACTAGCCATTACACATTAGGCGAAATTTAGGGTATAATTAAGGTACAAATTCATCCCTAAAATACAATAAATTCACAATATAGAAACAAAACAGGTGGAAATAAATAGGTTAtacaattgaattgaattgaagttGTAATAAGGTGAAATATGAATGAATTACCAGATGATGAATGGCGTAAATTGGGATCTGAAGGTGTTCGAATTTCTAGGGTTTTGGTGGTGATTTGTCCTGTCAATTGTGGAAGGAGAGGAAGAGAGCATGTATCTGAGTATGAAATCAGATGATCTGAacattgttgatatatatatatatacatacacgGCAGGTACCTCGCTCTAGTCCGACCAATTATAGAAAATtcccttttttatttttatttttattttttaatttctttttaaaattataaaaaattataAAGTATTTGTATAGTCGTATTCGAATATACCAAGTTAAACCCTAACAATATGCGAAAAACTTAAGAAAAAATGTTATACGATTCCGTAGTTTTTTCACTTGGAGGAATTCTGCCCGCACGGATTTATGGTGGTTAAGGGGGTCGTGATTACTCTCTAAGGAATATCTTCATTTTTCACCCTCGAAAAATCGTAGGAGCGGCTGAAGCAACTGAAGATTACAAATGCTCTTTTTTCTGAGGTTGAACAAGTTAGGAGCAAGAAAATATAAACTATCACGATTGTTATATAAATGAGACTGTATATAGAATCGTATCTCTCTCAACCATCAACATTAAATTCAAGAAAATACAGAGAAATAAGATTATCAAATTACTTAAGGAGAATGGGGAGTGGGCTACAGAGGAGACCGATATTGAGAACACACCCTATGGATATTTCAGATATTTGTTCACTGCAACTAACCCGAGTAATATCGACGATGTACTTCAGTGGATGAATCCGAAAGTGAATGATGATATGAATGACATGCTACGTCAGCCTTTTACTGGAGAGAAAGTTAAACAAGCGCTTGATCAAATGCACCCTCATAAAGCGTCGGGCCCTGACGGTATGAACGCCAATTTTTTCAAAACTTATGGGCATATTGTCGGGACGGATGTTATCAAGCTTGTCATTGGTTGTTTGGAAGGTAAAGTTGATATATCAAATATTAATAAGACTCACATTGTTTTAATCCCAAAGAAGCAGAATGCCCAATCCGTGCATGAGTTCAGACCATTTTCTTTGTGTAATGTGGTATACAAACTTGTGGCGAAGGTCATAGTAAAGAGAATGAAGAGCATCTCGAGGGAATTAATTTCAGAAGAGCAAAGTGCATTCATCCCAAGACGGCTTATATCGAACAATGCTATGATCGCGTTCGAAGTATTTCACCATCTTAAATCCCAACGTACAAGGGCTCAAGGCAATATGGCCTTCAAACTTGATATGAGTAAAGCATACGACCGTATAGAATGGATTTTTTTTGGAAGGGGTTATGAGACGGATGGGCTTCGAGAATGAGTGGGTATGCAAAGTTATGAGGTGTGTTTCGACCGTTACATCGTCTGTGCTATTCAATGGTAAACCGTCTAACACAATCTACCCGAGATGCATATTGAGACAAGGTGACCCGCTCTCGCCGTACCTGTTTATTCTATGTGCGGAAGCCTTCTCCAATCTCATCTCTAGGGCGGTTCATCAGAAGCCTATTGACGGCATAAAAATATGCCGTAATGCTCCCATATTGACCCACTTGTTTTTGCAGATGACTCGATCATTTTTTGCAAGGCAAATGATGAATATCAATAGAACCTATGAAGGGGTCTCTGGACAGCGGGTTAATGTTGATAAATCAGAGGTCTTTTTCAACCCGAACACAAGGGTGATGTGCTCCAAGAGGTGGGAGCTGAGCTGGGAGCGAAACTTGTGAATTGTCGGGGGAAGTATTTGGATTTGCCTGCTATCGTTGGAAGAAGAAGGATGTAATACCTCGTAATTTGTAAggcgttcactcgaccgagtagactgagtggaccgagtataaccaatACAAGACTTAgtagagttgttataatgtccgtctataaaagagtcgtcttaaaactgtcataacttgagatctagacATATTTAttttgagtataattttcattatatttattgaaatatttattttgatatgtagagatgattaaagtgagtgtctcacaatgtttaacatttacgtaaaaaaacattttgagaaagttataaaacttagactattaaatccattaagaaaaatatatttttatagtctggaaatgaaaaaaattatattggacaaattgaatacatatgataTTTTGATAGAtttcaatagtgtgataacgagtatgtgtacgagtgtgtatgtacatagtgatcgcgagtgcatttgaataatcaaaacaaaagtaatgattattaagtaatatagtattataaacgacatgaaaaagtaaaaaaacacgttacatttttctataatatctttaattaaatatgtataagtcaaatataaaatattgattatgactaaccaaatactctgtattacttttagttaaatattttatatgttatcttttaaatactttgaagttaaacataaaaaataatacttgagaaagttcaacccattatatttacaggtaataaactcttaaacatcattatatataattgtttaaaaaaacaaaaggtgaaaatttctcatagatatgcactactacaaatccaggcaactacaacgcccctttaacaacgaatattcacgaaaatcacaatagacgttgtagaatgcatggcgcgaattttactaaaatcaattacaacgggtatggttataaaaaccgttgttattagttttaacaacgggtcacacatgcacaaccgttgttaataatttggcgcaaagttagtgaaaagtaatcacaacggttatgtttgaaacccgttgttaaaacttatttaacaacgggtgtttttttataaccgttgttaaaacatatttcacaacggttgttgtttaataaccgttgtcaataccttccatactataaaccacacaaacacaagtctcttgcagcaccacaaaacacaacccttaatacacaaacacaaacccaaagaagaccaaacacaaacacaaaacacacactttctcatcgtctctttctctctttctcatatatcgtcgctttatcttctcgccgtcactgttgatttcatcgtctctttacgtacgttctgtaattatcaggtttgtttcatcgtcattattttattgttctaattatttcatttcaatgtatgtgtttttatcgaccattaggttccgttcagcatctgctaattatttcatttccatgtatgtgtttctaattatt contains:
- the LOC141586746 gene encoding putative helicase MAGATAMA 3 — its product is MGSRGRPFFDLNETPVEEDEDIDGSSGVQPQKVLPSLSSRPPDLPGVSVGQPSIGNNSGFSHASSVSGFQPFVRSSISSTVDRTDDQARVNYQNSDTTILHGVTNDSDSKEMRLIGSSSLNMQTLEKEEGEWSDGECTDPQVNHRVQEKLLGRDNKLLKEHGALRTNTIGESNKTLNGNIGGASSMVTPGDSESVPKQKEIKGSESSAALKSLNNSRKHKLDEQKEAMLGKKRLRKTVFINIEDAKQAATAKSSTPRKQSVLTPSSNRTIKGSRNVRLCTELNGEKPNDSAIKDQNQVDLSCNEERSSTECVDGKSESNSDVNAGLLARPRRLNSYSDLSMEGNLRQNSWKQPSDSRQYKDQSMSSRKLGFNSHASTDVKPANKKNPPKRQTVTSSNQYHDTSVERLLREVTSEKFWHNPEESELQCVPGQFESVEEYIRVFEPLLFEECRAQLYSTWEELTETSSRDAHVMVRIKSVERRERGWYDVIVLPANEAKWSFKEGDVAVLSTPRPSSARYRRNTNPTTEESEEAEGSGRVVGTVRRHIPLDVRDPLGAILHFFVGDSYDPNNSTEDNGHILRKLQPRGIWFLSVLGALATTQREYVALHAFRRLNVQMQNAILKPSPEHFPKYEEQTPAIPECFTPNFIEHIHRTFNGPQLSAIQWAAMHTAAGTSNGLTKKQDPWPFTLVQGPPGTGKTHTVWGMLNVIHLVQYQHYYTALLKKLAPESYKQNSERNTDITSSGSIDEVLRSMDENLFRTLPKLCPKPRMLVCAPSNAATDELLGRVLDRGFIDGEMKVYRPDVARVGVDSQTRAAQAVSVERRTEQLLVKTREEIFGWLQQLKGREAHLSHQMASLQRQLNAVAVAGRSQGSVGVDPDVLMARDQNRDACLQTLAAVVEERDKVLVELSRLLILEGKFRPGSSFNLEEARASLETSFANEAEIVFTTLSSSGRKLFSRLTHGFDMVVIDEAAQASEVGLLPPLSLGAARCVLVGDPQQLPATVISKAAGTLLYSRSLFERFQQAGCPTMLLSVQYRMHPQIRDFPSRYFYQGRLTDSESVVGLPDERYHQDPLLKPYLFYDITHGRESHRGGSVSFQNVHEAQICLSVYEHLQKTVKSLGLGKITVGIITPYKLQLKCLQREFADVLNSEEGKDLYINTVDAFQGQERDVIIMSCVRASSHGVGFVADIRRMNVALTRARRALWVMGNANALVQSDDWAALIADAKARNCYMDMDSLPKELLVTKGPAYDFARSKFNSGARGSRQGGPRSRLFDISSESKPGTLLEEDKSKHFSNRKD